In Dehalococcoidia bacterium, a genomic segment contains:
- the rplT gene encoding 50S ribosomal protein L20 translates to MTRIKRGVTKRKRHKKILKMTKGHQGGRHTLFRQANESMLHACRERKGDMRKLWNIKINAAARANGMTYSTLIHGLRQAGVEVNRKMLADVAMQDPGGFTQIVETARQHVEAA, encoded by the coding sequence TTGACGCGAATCAAGCGCGGCGTTACAAAGCGAAAGCGTCACAAGAAGATACTCAAGATGACCAAGGGTCATCAGGGTGGACGACACACGCTGTTCAGGCAAGCCAATGAGTCCATGCTCCATGCCTGCCGCGAGCGCAAGGGCGATATGCGAAAGCTGTGGAACATCAAGATCAACGCTGCCGCCCGCGCCAATGGCATGACCTACAGCACCCTAATCCACGGTCTCAGGCAAGCCGGTGTCGAAGTCAACCGCAAGATGCTTGCCGACGTCGCCATGCAGGACCCGGGTGGTTTCACACAGATCGTCGAGACCGCCAGGCAGCACGTCGAAGCGGCCTGA
- a CDS encoding threonine--tRNA ligase, with amino-acid sequence MALQSDQDLAYLRERIRHSTAHVMADVVTAMFPDAKLAIGPPTEDGFYYDFMIDSPFTPEDLDEIERRMRVVISEDHTFEYAEYSREQMNEMNSDEPLKLEVIAEIPEGEAISTYTHRDFEDLCAGPHVESTGRIPAFKLLNVAGAYWRGDENRPMLQRIYGTAFESQEALDEHMERLEQARLRDHRTVGRDLDLFSVHDETGPGLIIWHPKGSRVRGLVEDLWKQEHYRWGYDLVYTPHIGRSTLWETSGHLENFKENMFAAMDMEGQDYYLKPMNCPFHIMYYRSGLRSYRDLPMRIGELGSVYRFERGGTLHGMLRVRGMTQDDAHIFCRPDQIVAEVNGVLDLTFHLLDMFNFTDYSVMLSTRPDKAVGSEEEWEVATSSLRSTLEDRGMPYEVEEGGGAFYGPKIDVHIRDAIGRLWQCTTVQFDFNLPRRFGLTYIGADGAEHQPYMVHRALFGSMERFMGVLIEHFGGAFPTWLAPVQASIIPIADRHHEYAEAVRSTLADAGVRAETDLRNERMGFKIRESQVQKVPYMLIVGDREIAADAVGVRLRSGEDLGATPVSELVDRIVEETKSRSG; translated from the coding sequence ATGGCACTTCAATCAGATCAGGACCTCGCCTACCTGCGCGAGAGGATCAGACACTCCACCGCCCACGTTATGGCCGACGTGGTCACAGCGATGTTTCCTGACGCCAAGCTGGCCATCGGCCCGCCGACTGAAGACGGCTTCTACTATGACTTCATGATCGACAGTCCGTTCACACCTGAGGACCTCGATGAGATCGAGCGGCGGATGCGCGTGGTGATCTCCGAAGACCACACCTTCGAGTACGCGGAGTACTCTCGCGAGCAGATGAACGAAATGAACTCAGACGAGCCTCTCAAGCTGGAGGTGATCGCCGAGATCCCCGAGGGTGAAGCGATCTCGACCTACACGCACCGGGACTTCGAGGACCTCTGCGCAGGTCCCCACGTCGAGTCCACGGGCCGCATCCCTGCCTTCAAGCTGCTGAACGTCGCAGGCGCCTACTGGCGCGGGGACGAGAACCGTCCCATGCTCCAGCGAATCTATGGCACGGCCTTCGAGTCCCAGGAAGCGCTCGACGAGCATATGGAACGACTTGAGCAGGCGAGGCTGCGCGATCACAGGACGGTCGGGCGCGACCTGGACCTCTTTTCTGTCCACGACGAGACTGGACCAGGTCTCATCATCTGGCATCCAAAAGGATCCCGTGTTCGTGGACTCGTCGAAGACCTGTGGAAGCAGGAGCACTACCGCTGGGGATACGACCTTGTTTACACGCCACACATCGGGCGCTCCACGCTCTGGGAGACCAGCGGCCACCTCGAGAACTTCAAGGAGAACATGTTCGCCGCAATGGACATGGAAGGGCAGGACTACTACCTGAAGCCCATGAACTGCCCGTTCCACATCATGTACTACCGCAGTGGCCTGCGCAGCTACCGAGACCTCCCGATGCGAATCGGGGAGCTGGGATCGGTTTATCGCTTCGAACGCGGCGGCACTCTCCATGGGATGCTGCGCGTCAGGGGAATGACCCAGGACGATGCCCACATATTCTGCCGGCCCGACCAGATCGTGGCCGAAGTGAACGGCGTCCTGGATCTCACGTTCCACCTGTTGGATATGTTCAACTTCACCGACTACTCGGTCATGCTCTCGACCCGCCCTGATAAGGCGGTCGGCTCCGAGGAGGAGTGGGAGGTAGCCACCAGCTCGCTGAGGTCTACTCTCGAAGATCGCGGCATGCCCTACGAGGTTGAGGAGGGTGGGGGAGCCTTCTACGGTCCCAAGATAGACGTACACATCAGGGATGCCATCGGACGTCTCTGGCAGTGCACGACCGTCCAGTTCGACTTCAACCTGCCTCGCAGGTTCGGACTGACCTACATCGGCGCCGACGGCGCTGAGCATCAGCCGTACATGGTCCATCGTGCTCTCTTCGGCTCTATGGAACGGTTTATGGGTGTGCTGATAGAGCACTTCGGCGGCGCATTCCCGACCTGGCTCGCGCCAGTTCAGGCCTCGATCATCCCGATCGCGGACAGGCATCACGAATACGCCGAGGCCGTCCGAAGTACCCTGGCCGACGCGGGCGTTCGCGCCGAGACGGACCTTCGCAACGAGCGCATGGGTTTCAAGATCCGTGAATCCCAGGTGCAGAAGGTGCCATACATGCTTATTGTTGGAGACCGCGAAATCGCTGCGGACGCAGTCGGTGTCCGCCTCCGCTCCGGGGAGGACCTTGGCGCAACTCCTGTCTCCGAACTAGTCGACAGAATCGTCGAAGAAACTAAATCAAGGTCCGGCTGA
- the rpmI gene encoding 50S ribosomal protein L35, whose protein sequence is MPKLKTHKGAKRRFRITGTGKLVRMKGHRSHLRRKKSARSKRLFAKKIEASPSDVKMLKRALPYGLR, encoded by the coding sequence GTGCCTAAACTAAAGACACACAAAGGCGCCAAGCGCCGGTTCAGAATCACCGGCACTGGCAAGCTGGTCAGAATGAAGGGACATAGAAGTCACCTTCGGCGCAAGAAGTCCGCCAGGTCGAAGCGCCTCTTCGCCAAGAAGATCGAAGCGAGCCCGTCCGACGTTAAGATGTTGAAGCGCGCGCTTCCCTACGGTCTTCGCTAA
- a CDS encoding SCO family protein produces MAIFLAVGTLVLLGGCSDDQSEPEFNGTVLKGAEPSPPFDLTNQIGQAISLESFQDRVVVLTFLYTYCPDVCPIITSQLRDVQDQLADDGSGVEFVAISVDPERDTVEAAQDYLRRWKIEEEWQYLVGDRETLEPIWESYFVDPYAEDSGVQVATPEPRGAIDALSAAITERYLVIHSAPVFLIDRGGSRRVVFTSPLSPEEIVQDVRRLLQ; encoded by the coding sequence ATGGCGATTTTCCTCGCCGTCGGGACCCTGGTCTTGCTCGGCGGGTGCAGCGACGATCAGTCCGAACCTGAATTCAACGGTACTGTCCTCAAGGGCGCCGAACCCTCTCCTCCATTCGATCTGACCAACCAGATCGGCCAAGCCATCAGCCTGGAGAGTTTTCAGGACCGGGTCGTCGTCCTCACATTCCTGTACACGTACTGCCCCGACGTTTGTCCGATCATCACCTCGCAGCTCAGAGACGTCCAGGACCAGTTGGCTGATGACGGAAGTGGCGTCGAGTTCGTGGCCATAAGCGTTGATCCCGAACGCGACACGGTTGAAGCTGCCCAGGACTACCTCAGGCGATGGAAGATCGAGGAGGAGTGGCAGTACCTGGTAGGCGACCGCGAGACGCTTGAGCCCATCTGGGAGAGCTACTTCGTAGATCCCTACGCCGAAGATTCCGGCGTGCAGGTGGCAACTCCTGAGCCGAGAGGGGCGATAGATGCCCTGAGCGCGGCGATTACAGAGCGATACCTGGTCATCCACTCGGCCCCGGTCTTCCTGATCGACAGGGGGGGAAGTAGACGCGTGGTGTTTACGTCTCCGTTAAGTCCGGAGGAGATCGTTCAGGACGTCAGGAGGCTTCTCCAGTAA
- a CDS encoding heme o synthase, with translation MATMAVTVRRSQSILRAYVTLTKPRIISLLVFTALGGMFVASKGAPDPLLTVVVLAGGALAAGGANALNHFLDRDIDQLMTRTATRPVASGTIPPVNAMWFGIGLNVVAFAILALLANPLSAVLTLSATLFYVFVYTMTLKRSTPQNIVIGGAAGAIPPMVGWVAVTGSLDLPALYMFAIVFFWTPPHFWALSLIIKDDYSQAGVPMLPVVAGVSETKRSILLYTVLLVALTSMFFTTQAVGWVYFAGSLTLGAGFIYSAYRLMRRPGIEGAKSTYLYSLAYLALLFVIMMVDSVVAV, from the coding sequence ATGGCAACCATGGCAGTAACAGTCAGGAGATCGCAGTCAATACTGCGGGCCTACGTGACGCTCACGAAGCCCAGGATCATATCCCTCCTGGTCTTCACGGCTCTGGGCGGGATGTTCGTTGCTTCCAAAGGAGCTCCCGATCCCCTGCTGACGGTCGTCGTCCTGGCAGGCGGCGCGCTCGCTGCCGGAGGAGCAAACGCTCTCAATCACTTCCTCGACCGAGATATAGACCAGCTAATGACCCGGACCGCGACCCGCCCGGTCGCGAGCGGCACCATCCCACCAGTCAACGCGATGTGGTTCGGCATAGGACTGAACGTAGTTGCATTCGCGATCCTGGCATTGCTCGCGAATCCGCTCAGCGCTGTACTTACGCTTTCAGCAACGCTCTTCTACGTGTTTGTATACACCATGACCCTGAAGAGGAGCACTCCGCAGAACATCGTCATCGGGGGCGCGGCAGGTGCTATCCCTCCGATGGTTGGATGGGTCGCAGTCACAGGCAGCCTGGATCTGCCGGCGCTGTACATGTTTGCAATCGTGTTCTTCTGGACCCCGCCGCACTTCTGGGCGCTGTCGCTGATTATCAAGGACGACTACTCGCAGGCCGGGGTTCCCATGCTGCCTGTAGTCGCCGGAGTCAGTGAGACTAAAAGGTCCATCCTGCTGTACACAGTCCTGTTAGTTGCGCTCACCTCAATGTTCTTCACCACCCAGGCGGTTGGATGGGTATACTTCGCGGGTTCGCTGACCCTGGGAGCAGGTTTCATCTACTCAGCCTACAGGCTGATGCGCAGGCCAGGGATCGAAGGAGCCAAGTCCACTTATCTCTACTCGCTTGCCTACCTCGCATTGCTGTTCGTCATCATGATGGTCGACAGCGTGGTGGCCGTGTGA
- a CDS encoding ABC transporter ATP-binding protein: MLTSGKTDSSTTGAQTLQPADYAIEVQLLSREMERDSQPLPVLRDVNFHVEEGEFVSIIGPSGCGKSTLLNIIAGLDSPTSGTVTLHGSQDRQRLGSVGYMQQKDLLMPWRSVMDNAILGLELQGVSRRDASDRARQHLGRFGLEGFENAYPHELSGGMRQRAAFLRTVLADQEVFLLDEPFGALDALNRTQIHQWVTGLWESMRKTIILVTHDVDEAILLSDRVYVMTARPGSMKMVQRVDLPRPRSMDVISTAEFMAMKSTLLTSIREEATEGAHP, translated from the coding sequence ATGTTGACATCAGGCAAAACAGACAGCAGCACTACTGGAGCCCAGACGCTTCAGCCGGCTGACTATGCCATCGAGGTCCAACTTCTCTCCAGGGAGATGGAGCGGGACTCTCAGCCGCTCCCGGTATTGAGAGACGTCAACTTCCACGTCGAAGAAGGTGAGTTCGTCTCCATAATTGGCCCATCGGGATGCGGCAAGAGCACACTCCTGAACATCATCGCCGGTCTCGACAGCCCCACTTCGGGAACTGTGACGCTTCACGGCAGCCAGGACAGACAGCGCCTGGGCTCTGTCGGCTACATGCAGCAGAAGGACCTGCTGATGCCGTGGCGAAGCGTCATGGACAACGCTATTCTCGGACTCGAGTTGCAGGGTGTTTCCAGGAGGGACGCCAGTGACCGAGCGAGGCAGCACCTCGGCAGATTCGGGCTCGAGGGGTTCGAGAACGCCTACCCCCACGAGCTGTCGGGAGGGATGCGGCAGCGTGCTGCATTCCTCCGCACAGTCCTGGCCGACCAGGAGGTTTTTCTGCTCGACGAGCCGTTCGGCGCGCTGGACGCGCTCAACAGGACGCAGATCCACCAGTGGGTCACCGGGCTATGGGAATCGATGCGGAAGACCATCATCCTAGTCACCCACGACGTGGATGAAGCCATCCTCCTCTCCGACCGCGTCTATGTGATGACCGCGCGTCCGGGCAGTATGAAGATGGTGCAGCGTGTCGACCTGCCGAGGCCACGCAGCATGGACGTGATTTCCACGGCGGAGTTCATGGCCATGAAGTCGACGCTTCTGACCTCTATCAGGGAAGAGGCCACTGAGGGGGCCCATCCAT
- a CDS encoding cytochrome C oxidase subunit IV family protein — MSQENIQVDEHGGDAAHTGHPTPSTYFKVAMILSVLTAIEVGIFYITGLSYGIIPILAVLSIGKFALVVMYYMHLKFDSKIFTGMFFFGMMVATGVVFALMALFGWFLL; from the coding sequence ATGAGCCAGGAGAACATTCAGGTCGACGAACACGGGGGAGACGCCGCACATACCGGTCACCCTACGCCGTCAACATACTTCAAGGTTGCGATGATTCTGTCGGTCCTGACGGCGATCGAGGTCGGGATCTTCTACATCACTGGTTTGAGTTACGGGATCATTCCTATCCTGGCAGTACTGTCCATCGGCAAGTTCGCCCTCGTTGTGATGTACTACATGCACCTGAAGTTCGACTCGAAGATTTTCACCGGAATGTTCTTCTTCGGCATGATGGTCGCTACTGGCGTCGTATTCGCGCTCATGGCGCTGTTCGGTTGGTTCCTGCTCTAA
- a CDS encoding cytochrome c oxidase subunit 3: protein MWAFLGSDCMFFGTLIATYLVYKGKSLVGPYPIDVFDIPVTSVSTFVLLMSSMSMVLAYAWLTRGNLKAFRIWLAATAIMGTTFLAFQVFEFRDFAVHGLTPRTNLFGTTFFTLTGFHGAHVTLGVIWLLSILFHSFRKGGVTAEKNLDVDLAALYWHFVDIVWIVIFTVVYLFGVFEGFPGVVPTDAAH, encoded by the coding sequence ATGTGGGCCTTCCTGGGCTCGGACTGCATGTTCTTCGGTACCCTGATTGCCACTTACCTGGTGTATAAGGGCAAGAGCCTGGTCGGCCCCTACCCTATCGATGTCTTCGACATCCCCGTCACCTCGGTAAGCACTTTCGTACTGCTGATGAGCTCGATGAGCATGGTGTTGGCCTACGCATGGCTGACACGTGGCAACCTCAAGGCGTTCCGCATCTGGTTGGCAGCGACGGCCATCATGGGCACGACCTTCCTCGCATTCCAGGTTTTCGAGTTCCGGGACTTTGCGGTCCACGGCCTCACACCAAGAACGAACCTGTTCGGTACAACATTCTTTACGCTGACTGGTTTCCACGGGGCGCACGTAACGCTCGGAGTCATCTGGCTTCTATCGATTCTCTTCCACTCGTTCAGGAAGGGTGGCGTTACCGCAGAAAAGAATCTCGACGTTGACCTCGCTGCACTGTACTGGCACTTCGTAGACATCGTATGGATCGTGATTTTCACGGTCGTCTACCTGTTCGGTGTATTCGAGGGCTTCCCAGGGGTAGTACCCACAGACGCGGCGCATTGA
- the coxB gene encoding cytochrome c oxidase subunit II, protein MSRVLKRGRILIGIALLTLVFGCTPNNPQSTFDALGPVAQSQLNLFWIILGAGTVVFILVEGALIYSVIKFRRRRADEMPTQTEGNHTLEFAWTAAPTALLIVVAIPTVFTIFDNQVSPEPHALTVEAIGHQWWFEFRYPHPDDPTKEIVFANDLYMPVDEVVNVNLDSIDVIHSFWIPKIAGKVDMVPGNDNTMWIKADRTGEYYAQCAEFCGVQHANMRFKVFVVTREEFDEWLRFQASPAIESQDPLISEGRKLFSSASAGCSGCHATDSVVAKGTPGRDGPNLTHVASRSQLAAGVFDNLGEDGQVNDAIFQRNLRTWIEDPEAAKTGNIMARRGAPYIDPANTLTEAELSALVAYVSSLK, encoded by the coding sequence ATGTCCAGAGTGTTAAAGCGCGGTAGGATCCTGATCGGCATTGCCCTGCTGACGCTCGTGTTCGGTTGCACGCCCAACAATCCGCAGTCCACTTTCGATGCGCTGGGGCCAGTCGCCCAGTCGCAGTTGAACCTGTTCTGGATCATTCTGGGAGCAGGCACGGTTGTATTCATCCTGGTTGAAGGCGCCCTCATCTACTCAGTCATAAAGTTCCGCAGGCGAAGAGCGGACGAAATGCCGACGCAGACCGAAGGCAACCATACTCTGGAGTTCGCCTGGACAGCCGCTCCGACTGCCCTGCTCATCGTCGTAGCCATTCCGACCGTCTTCACAATTTTTGATAACCAGGTCTCCCCTGAGCCGCACGCGTTGACGGTGGAGGCTATCGGCCACCAGTGGTGGTTCGAGTTCCGATATCCTCATCCCGACGATCCCACGAAGGAGATCGTATTTGCCAACGACCTCTATATGCCTGTGGACGAGGTCGTGAACGTCAATCTGGACTCCATCGACGTGATCCACAGCTTTTGGATTCCCAAAATTGCCGGCAAAGTCGATATGGTGCCAGGAAATGACAACACCATGTGGATCAAGGCCGACCGAACGGGGGAGTACTACGCCCAGTGCGCTGAATTCTGTGGCGTGCAGCATGCCAACATGCGTTTCAAGGTGTTCGTAGTAACCCGCGAGGAATTCGACGAATGGCTCAGATTCCAGGCATCGCCTGCGATTGAATCGCAGGACCCGCTGATATCGGAGGGCAGGAAACTGTTCTCGAGCGCAAGCGCCGGGTGCAGCGGCTGCCACGCGACCGATTCGGTTGTCGCCAAGGGTACTCCCGGACGCGACGGCCCGAACCTGACACACGTAGCCAGCCGATCGCAGCTCGCGGCCGGTGTCTTTGACAACCTTGGCGAAGACGGCCAGGTGAACGACGCTATTTTCCAGCGCAACCTCAGGACCTGGATTGAAGATCCCGAGGCGGCCAAGACGGGCAACATTATGGCCCGGCGAGGTGCGCCATATATCGACCCAGCCAACACGTTGACGGAAGCTGAACTGTCCGCCCTGGTTGCCTACGTCTCCAGCCTGAAGTAA
- the ctaD gene encoding cytochrome c oxidase subunit I → MTTIPLAIPRPVHPSGIWDWLTTIDHKKIGVLYGVTAFLMFFSGGIEAMIIRVQLMRPEQNLVTPEIFNQLFTMHATTMIFLGVMPLSAAFFNFVIPLQIGARDVAFPRLNAFSYWTFLAGALILKLSWFTHAAPNGGWFGYSPLTGITYNTGHGIDVWIVALQVLGVASLAASFNFIVTIVNMRAPGMSLMRMPLFTWMTLVTAILLVLAFPVITVALIELLFDRAFGMNFFNVVAGANPVLWQHLFWVFGHPEVYILILPAMGIVSEVLPVFSKKPLFGYPTIVLAGVIIAFMGWMVWSHHMFTVGLGPVANSVFAVTTMMIAVPTGIKVFNWMGTMWGGSLNLKTPMLFAIAFVSMFVIGGISGVMHAIAASDAQQQDTYFIVAHIHYVLFGGAIFAILSGVYYWYPKLTGRMYNEKLGQIHFWLMFIGQNVTFFPMHFTGLDGMPRRIYTYYSGMGWDFWNLVSTLGAFMLAIGFLFFIYNMWKSWTKGELAGADPWDGRTLEWSIPSPPPEYNFVEIPNVQDRDDWWEEKQRRQREATEVPVVAGASDEEEEHHDIHLPQPSYWPFFVSLGLFIAGFGLVYLMNVDAAGIRTLNWTALTATVLGVVIGMVSVYRWSFEPVNDPEPDGEHAAAH, encoded by the coding sequence ATGACGACCATTCCCCTAGCGATTCCAAGGCCAGTCCACCCCTCGGGGATCTGGGACTGGTTGACGACAATCGATCACAAGAAGATAGGCGTTCTGTACGGCGTCACAGCGTTCCTGATGTTCTTCTCAGGCGGCATCGAGGCGATGATCATTCGCGTCCAGTTGATGAGGCCGGAGCAGAACCTCGTCACGCCTGAGATATTCAACCAGCTGTTCACAATGCACGCCACGACCATGATCTTCCTTGGCGTGATGCCACTGTCTGCGGCATTCTTCAATTTCGTAATCCCACTGCAGATAGGAGCGCGTGACGTCGCGTTCCCGCGTCTCAATGCCTTCAGCTACTGGACGTTCCTGGCCGGCGCCCTGATTCTCAAGTTGAGCTGGTTTACACACGCCGCGCCCAATGGTGGCTGGTTCGGATACTCCCCGCTTACCGGGATCACCTACAACACGGGACACGGCATAGACGTCTGGATCGTAGCCCTGCAGGTGCTGGGCGTTGCCTCACTGGCGGCCTCGTTCAACTTCATTGTGACGATAGTAAACATGCGGGCTCCGGGCATGAGCCTGATGCGAATGCCGCTGTTCACCTGGATGACACTGGTGACAGCAATACTGCTGGTGCTGGCCTTCCCGGTCATCACCGTGGCCCTGATCGAACTCCTGTTCGACCGTGCCTTTGGCATGAACTTCTTCAATGTCGTCGCCGGCGCTAACCCGGTGCTATGGCAGCACCTATTCTGGGTATTTGGACACCCTGAAGTGTATATCTTGATATTACCGGCCATGGGTATCGTCTCAGAGGTCTTACCCGTGTTCTCGAAGAAGCCCCTGTTTGGGTATCCGACCATCGTGCTGGCGGGCGTCATCATCGCCTTCATGGGCTGGATGGTCTGGAGCCACCACATGTTCACGGTGGGACTTGGCCCGGTAGCCAACTCGGTCTTCGCGGTAACCACCATGATGATAGCGGTGCCGACAGGCATCAAAGTGTTCAACTGGATGGGAACCATGTGGGGAGGTTCTCTGAACCTGAAGACCCCCATGTTATTCGCAATCGCGTTTGTGTCCATGTTCGTTATTGGCGGTATCAGCGGCGTCATGCACGCCATTGCCGCGTCGGACGCCCAGCAGCAGGACACCTATTTCATTGTTGCCCACATTCACTACGTCCTCTTTGGAGGGGCTATCTTCGCCATCCTGTCGGGCGTCTACTACTGGTACCCGAAGCTTACGGGACGCATGTACAACGAGAAGCTGGGCCAGATCCACTTCTGGCTGATGTTCATTGGGCAAAACGTCACGTTCTTCCCGATGCACTTCACCGGTCTCGATGGAATGCCCCGCCGGATCTATACGTACTACAGCGGGATGGGATGGGACTTCTGGAACTTGGTATCGACATTAGGCGCGTTCATGCTAGCGATCGGGTTCCTGTTCTTCATCTACAACATGTGGAAGAGCTGGACGAAGGGCGAACTCGCAGGGGCAGACCCGTGGGACGGACGGACGCTCGAGTGGTCGATTCCGTCGCCTCCGCCCGAGTACAACTTCGTTGAGATTCCAAACGTACAGGACCGAGACGACTGGTGGGAAGAGAAGCAGCGGCGCCAGCGAGAGGCTACTGAGGTGCCCGTTGTCGCGGGAGCTTCCGATGAGGAAGAAGAGCACCACGACATTCACCTGCCGCAGCCATCGTATTGGCCGTTCTTCGTATCGCTCGGACTTTTCATAGCCGGGTTTGGCCTTGTCTATCTGATGAACGTGGATGCTGCCGGCATCAGGACACTGAACTGGACTGCGCTTACGGCAACGGTACTCGGCGTCGTGATCGGCATGGTGTCTGTCTACCGCTGGTCGTTCGAGCCGGTCAATGACCCTGAGCCGGACGGTGAGCACGCCGCGGCCCACTAA
- a CDS encoding cytochrome c oxidase assembly protein produces MGLGTGSLWTTWQAEPESIVLLVAIEGLYLLGVGPLRERNNWADYVDPRQVATFTLGVLVLFVALVSPINVISDNYLFSIHMLQHVLLTLVAPPLLIRGLPHWLIRPLLRPNWAFRTARTITHPIAAFLAFNLVFSLWHIPALYNASLSNNIVHVVEHMMMISTAMVMWWPLTSTMAELPRVSYPMQMMYLFGLSVAQIIVFGALTFAGQPLYQHYVDAPRITMFSTLTDQQIGAIIMKIGGGLLFLGLLVVTFYRWYGEEERMRQANRRKRMDYLENGAPGLEETPT; encoded by the coding sequence ATGGGACTCGGCACCGGGTCGCTGTGGACTACATGGCAGGCCGAACCCGAGTCGATAGTCCTGCTCGTGGCCATAGAGGGCCTGTACCTGCTCGGTGTGGGCCCGCTCAGGGAACGCAACAACTGGGCAGACTACGTGGACCCGCGGCAAGTTGCGACTTTCACGCTCGGCGTTCTGGTGCTGTTCGTCGCACTGGTCTCACCGATCAATGTGATCAGCGACAACTACCTGTTCAGCATCCACATGCTCCAGCACGTGCTTCTGACACTGGTGGCGCCACCGCTCCTGATTCGTGGACTTCCCCACTGGTTGATCCGACCACTACTTCGGCCCAACTGGGCATTTCGGACGGCGCGTACCATCACGCACCCGATCGCGGCGTTTCTCGCGTTCAACCTCGTATTCTCTCTATGGCATATTCCAGCGCTTTACAACGCGTCCCTGTCGAACAACATAGTCCACGTCGTTGAGCACATGATGATGATTTCGACGGCGATGGTCATGTGGTGGCCCCTCACGAGCACCATGGCGGAACTGCCGAGGGTGTCTTATCCGATGCAGATGATGTACCTGTTCGGGCTGTCAGTCGCGCAGATAATCGTGTTCGGCGCATTGACGTTCGCAGGGCAGCCACTGTACCAGCACTACGTGGACGCACCTCGGATCACAATGTTCTCTACCCTGACCGATCAGCAGATCGGCGCGATCATTATGAAGATCGGAGGCGGGCTGCTCTTCCTCGGTCTGCTGGTGGTGACGTTTTACCGCTGGTATGGCGAAGAGGAGAGGATGCGCCAGGCCAACCGCAGAAAACGCATGGACTATCTTGAAAACGGAGCTCCCGGACTGGAGGAGACCCCTACATGA
- the infC gene encoding translation initiation factor IF-3, translating to MPPRDYRANEQIRIPQVRVIDEEGTQLGVMATREALAIADERGYDLVEVAPAAQPPVCRLMDFGKFKYEATRKEREARKARRAKPTNELREVRMKTRIGEHDRLAKTRLVKRLLGQGSKVKVSVMFRGRENDHPEIGMALLRKVAEALVDDAALESTPRFESRRMLSMVVTPIAPPAQGEQRSERQPEKVSA from the coding sequence ATACCCCCAAGGGACTACAGAGCCAACGAGCAGATAAGAATTCCGCAGGTCCGCGTCATCGACGAGGAGGGCACCCAATTGGGTGTAATGGCTACTCGCGAGGCGCTCGCGATTGCAGACGAAAGAGGATACGACCTCGTTGAGGTCGCTCCCGCCGCGCAACCGCCAGTCTGTCGCCTCATGGACTTTGGAAAGTTCAAGTACGAGGCCACACGCAAGGAGCGCGAAGCGCGCAAAGCTCGCAGGGCCAAGCCCACCAACGAGCTGCGCGAGGTGCGGATGAAAACTCGAATCGGTGAGCATGATCGCCTTGCCAAGACCCGGCTTGTGAAGCGCCTGCTCGGTCAGGGTTCGAAGGTCAAGGTCTCGGTAATGTTCCGGGGTCGCGAAAACGATCATCCAGAGATTGGAATGGCGTTGCTGCGAAAGGTTGCCGAAGCTCTTGTTGATGATGCAGCCCTGGAGAGTACTCCCAGATTCGAGAGCAGGAGAATGCTCTCGATGGTAGTGACACCCATAGCGCCGCCTGCTCAGGGCGAGCAGCGGTCTGAACGTCAACCGGAGAAGGTTAGTGCCTAA